In the genome of Siniperca chuatsi isolate FFG_IHB_CAS linkage group LG17, ASM2008510v1, whole genome shotgun sequence, one region contains:
- the tapbp.1 gene encoding TAP binding protein (tapasin), tandem duplicate 1 — MAKGRHTVMTNFSTIYKLSLVAVICFIQACSSSCPVLECWFVQEKVGRGGGLAAATSQEKSLLHIRTDAGSHTAESQQAPTDINPDRVYFITDPAGTLCHRSLNPPRGSVKKPQCEINPFLPQPSTLKWVAPLTDSALSPIYLQADWFSTALRGLNEQLVISTIMRAPTATKEHDVILSVSSKTVSVQSRLGEPVLLDCGFWADPSSPLSGSGFAVEWRYQFRGDGRFVLAYDGKTDRLADTQEEGATLDFEGLHEKGNASLILQEAKVRHSGMYICTVYLPYLVAQVAVELEIVEPPSLSIHPSPLPLAVPGQTLTVQCEASGFAPLSLELSWEFKGADGKSRPLGSGSVTGHRQAWDGTYSQSSRLELDTTKLDLGRGGEVTCVAVHLGGTRRVSTTLSVIGFSTPSIEDSMAMVGVALVLYGLIKFVSWTFISSGSDEADKQDKKDK, encoded by the exons ATGGCGAAGGGAAGACATACAGTCATGACCAACTTCTCTACAATCTACAAACTGTCCCTGGTTGCAGTTATCTGCTTCATCCAAG cctgcagcagcagctgtccagTGTTGGAGTGCTGGTTTGTGCAGGAGAAGGTGGGTCGAGGAGGAGGTTTAGCTGCAGCCACAAGCCAAGAAAAATCCCTGCTTCACATCAGAACAGACGCAGGCAGCCACACAGCCGAGTCCCAACAGGCTCCAACCGACATCAACCCTGACAGAGTCTACTTTATTACCG ACCCAGCTGGCACTCTCTGCCACCGCTCTCTGAACCCCCCCAGAGGCTCTGTCAAGAAGCCCCAGTGTGAGATCAACCCCTTCCTGCCGCAGCCCTCCACCCTCAAATGGGTTGCTCCACTCACAGACTCCGCCTTGAGCCCCATATACCTGCAAGCTGATTGGTTTTCAACTGCCCTTCGGGGCCTCAACGAACAGCTGGTCATTTCCACTATCATGCGAGCTCCCACAGCAACCAAAGAGCACGATG TGATCCTGAGTGTGAGCAGTAAAACAGTCTCGGTGCAGTCCAGACTCGGGGAACCGGTGCTGCTGGACTGCGGCTTCTGGGCCGACCCCTCCTCGCCTCTATCCGGGTCGGGTTTTGCCGTAGAGTGGCGCTACCAGTTCAGAGGTGACGGACGATTTGTTCTGGCTTACGACGGCAAGACGGACCGCTTGGCTGATACACAAGAGGAAGGGGCCACACTGGACTTTGAGGGTTTGCACGAGAAGGGAAATGCGTCCCTGATCCTGCAGGAAGCTAAAGTGCGTCACTCCGGGATGTACATTTGTACGGTGTATCTGCCATACCTTGTGGCCCAGGTGGCGGTGGAGCTTGAGATTGTAG AACCTCCGTCCCTCTCCATCCACCCCTCCCCTCTGCCCCTCGCTGTGCCCGGCCAGACTTTGACCGTCCAGTGTGAGGCGTCCGGCTTTGCCCCCCTCTCCCTGGAGCTGAGCTGGGAGTTTAAAGGCGCTGATGGGAAGTCCAGGCCACTGGGATCAGGCAGCGTGACGGGCCACAGGCAGGCCTGGGATGGAACCTATAGCCAGAGCAGCCGGCTGGAGCTTGACACGACTAAGCTGGACCTGGGCAGAGGAGGGGAGGTCACCTGTGTGGCTGTCCATCTTGGAGGCACACGGCGGGTCAGCACGACCCTCAGTGTCATTG ggTTCAGTACACCCTCCATTGAGGACTCAATGGCAATGGTTGGCGTAGCGCTAGTGCTCTACGGTCTTATCAAGTTCGTCTCTTGGACCTTCATCAGCTCAG GCTCAGATGAGGCTGATAAACAAGACAAG AAAGACAagtaa